A segment of the Crassostrea angulata isolate pt1a10 chromosome 10, ASM2561291v2, whole genome shotgun sequence genome:
ATCACTTGTCAAGGGTTTCTCATCTCCACCACTCCTCAAGAACCTGACAATTTGTGCTATCAAAATTCAGGAATTTTCCCATGGATTTTGATAGGAGTTTACAGAGATCAATCAAACAGGGTTCGACACTAACATTTTTAATCATTAGTCCAGCTGGACTAGTGCCTGTTTATTTTAACTAGTCCACAGGCAATTTTATGTGcccgtcaaaaataaattaaaatgcattACCGTATTTGCCTTATATATAGTACGGAGTTtttaactagaactgtcctaatgggactaatacccccgctaggctaatttcaaatgggacaaataattgaattgaataataattaaggtttggaacacatacaaaaaaaaaaattctagaattgtaaaaaaaaaaaaaaaaagttaacaaagaaatattaaaatcaaaattgtcagaatttcactgtaaaaacatatctataacagcaatacatttacagatgtatgtatttgatgatatatttttttaatttaattgatttaaggaaaaaccaacaaaatgacaataacccctccctttgcagtgaatagaaataccggtagccaagcaatgctcttctgttgataaaactttcaatatctttctaataagagtcttgacagatgcaattagttgtttcaaattttcctcactttctcctatggcacaattgaactccatatcagaaaattgatcccataggactatgattttctttgatgagcttgttaaatttaataaactcccaaaacattaccataattaccatactatgtaaaaatatgtaaaaaagaaaatttaatattacaaacaattttaaaattgccaaaacactacaatcatatcagtaattttgaatttcatttaaattaatgcccaatagggtcacttcatcaaattacttgacaaataaatttcaacaacctctaaaaatagtttaacttctttattaataattatattatttatttccttataatgatagaccttttggtttacatgaaacagttttaaaatagccccaaaaccatcacccattttacagattatcaatttcccctaaacacatgctccatctgagccatggctcagataatggctcccttgggacgaatgaattcagccacacttgtctttgatgttctcattagctcctaagaatttatcattgacaaacaaaaactttgcattgtcagttgatagaatacttataaaaaataaaaattttttattaattaagacataaagacaaaaaactccatctggatgtatttatataaatatattttagagtgttttctattaattaattaataaaatctgtaaggattacctcccttacttttcaacattagtgtacaatatatagaataaggaaaatgaaaactgtcataaaatcattaaatcttgtctgatcttaaaaaaaattgcaggtgcacatcttcagatggtgttcaacatatgtacaaattttcaaactgttccatgcagtaataaaaaattctataggggggacaaagttgcgtctacagacagacggacggacagggtgaaaccaatatacccccctaaacttcgtttgcgggggtattaaTAGAATTTGTAAGAAAGGGGTGCATAATATACACtataatgtttttcttacaggtgTTGCACTTCTTTAGTTGTATTGTGCTATGCAGTACATAGCAATGAGCTGCGTATTCACTATCTCCGTGTACTTGGTGTATGCGGCCATTACAGATGTTATAAATAGATCTATGCAAATTAGATCCAGGCTATGAGCTACCTTGTTCTTTTCATTATCtaagttctttaaaaatctgtttaaaataataagcaatttctcacaaattatttaaagtaaaacaattcatttaaattaaacagcTCACAGGAGATTCGTTtcacctttatttttttaaaacacataagCTTCCCTATCGAAGCTGTTGTTGTGAACACGTGCGCTTGTCGCCTATTTTCTCGGACATCCCCTTAcggcaaagaaataatcaagtCACCCATAATATCCTGCATACCTCTGTAATCACTGCAATGTATCATATGCTAgataaggcctaaaaaaaaaataggtttgtttccgctttcccgaccgaccctaactTAAACCCGCTGACCcaaaaattttgagttttttcGTAGAGTtcgttttttgttaaaatttcgtttttatccgatttaaaaatttattgcgTCCTCCAAATTTAAGTCGTAAAAACGCTTATAGAACTTATTGAGATGTCATCAGTGTTGtgtagatgtttgttatttacaaatggcAGCACATGTCGTGCCAGTTGTTCCCACCAGCCGGGGAAAAAGTTCATCACATCATTTAAATAATGACAAcaaatacttgttttttttttatcttacccagtttaatagataaggcgagagaaatttaatttttagttttacggattttgttgtaaaaaatttGGGTCGGAGaagggaaaataaaaaaaaaaaaaaaaaagtgggcaaacttttattaatcaaaattacatattatttgCTTGAACTTATAATATTAAGTTTAATTTGTCCACTATCCACTGTGTACTTTGTGTTTGTTTCAAGATCATTGGTATTAACCTTAAAACTTGTTCAGGATAacattttctttgcttttcataaaaacttttaagCCAAACCATGCATGGCTGACCGCCATCTTAAATACTCCATGTTATAGAGACGcttacacttgattttaaaagCTCCCTTTGTCAAACGTTTTGcagatttcaaatcaaataaagtaattttagaACCAAGATCGGTCATACTTGAAAATTCCGGAAAAATTTCCGAAGatacgaattttttttcattattttttttttttacaaaatcggAAAAATTGGGTCGGCGGatccgtaaaactaaaaatttaatttctctCGCCTAAATGGTTTAATATGCACAATTGAACAGATGGagagggaaaaaaaaaagattaaaagaaaaaaaaagccgaccggccgaccctaatttttttcagcctgaaagcggaaacaaacctatttttttttttaggcctaataAAAATATAGTCAGGGTTTTCCATTAAAATGTCGACGATCATACATCGTTAATTTACACATTTCTTTTaagcaaaactttttattagTCCGACCAGACTGACTAGACAGAAATTTTGTTAGTCCATATGAAAATCTATTAGTCTGTGACTAACGGACTAAGGTTAGTGTCGAACCCTGTCAAACATTGCAAAACATATGATTTCATCAACAATGATTTCATACTGTTTATTCACAAGTTTTCTAGCCCAAAACCCCAAGTTTTTTTGTCTTTCTGTTTGATCCTTCAAGACATATGTAGCATGCAATGTTACAAACCAAATACACCTGATTGTTTATCAACTTATGCACTTTAAAGTTTTTACCACCACCAGTCTTGCACtattcaaattacatgtaatttgatctATGTGTAACATTTAACACTTTCTATTTATTGAATATACTGGacattataaaacattttttaacttgtcaataTCATTGTCTTTGGAGGCTACAATTATTGCACCAGTGACATTAAGAGTACAGCATCTTTCATCAAGTGATAAAAAAATCCTGACTTTTGATAGCACAGTATGCCAAGGGTTCGTGAGGAGCGGTGTGAATCAGAATCCCTTGGCTAGTGAAGATGGgatgacctgggagctacagtgcctcccatagtaaaatattgcaatttacagcacacaaaaaacaaaacacacaagCAAGTACCTGGGTGTGAGCAATGACACGGATGACTTTGCAGTACTTCTTCATCTTGGCAAAGTCTCTCTCGATCTCCTTCTTGCCATCCTCATCCTGCCATTTCTTGGAATACTTGGTGTAGGCCTTCTTCTTGGCACGGTACCTTCAGAGTTAAGACCCACTGTACCACCTCATGTCACACAATGCGACAGCGGAGGTCGTGTACAGAGATAGCTCATCGACCAGCTGGTCGAGCGGAGCTTGCAACAATGATAATAAATCACCATCAGAGCTTGTGAATGCTACTGAGCTCCGTCAACCAACTCCCGAGAGGAGCCACTGAAAGAAAAGGCTCGCCAAAATTGGTTGGAGCCATGTTAAACAGAAAAGCACAGGGTCGATTGTAAAGCATGGCTGAAATGATTAAAGTCCGAGATCAGTCCCAGTAaacatttcatacatttttcaaatatatcagACACTTCATTACAagtgttaaaaatgttttcctttctAAAGattaaactagaggtactgtgagcaagctcacaattgataccccccgctaagaaaaaaatcataacgcgtgtatttttgctattatagaaaatattggatgaatctatttcactgtccattttctataaataactgctttatttttgagaactgttaatttttagcttctaatatttccattaatacaagacatgacacagacagaatttagcttttttgaaacaatgaccttgaactttctcaattgaccttgggtcaaggtcgtgacacaccctttaatcataagcaatctttgtgtgaagtaagaaattccaatgtttccccataagaaagatatggaccggacacgaattttgcactttttctgccagtgaccttgaccttgcccaaatgaccttgggtcaaggtcatgacacacccttaggtcataagcaatctttgtgtgaagtaagaacttccaatgtttccccataagaaagaaatggaccggacacaaattttgcactttttctgccagtgaccttgaccttgcccgaatgaccttgggtcaaggtcatgacacacccttaggtcataagcaatctttgtgtgaagtaagaacttccaatgtttctccataagaaagatatggaccggacacgaattttgcactttttctgccagtgaccttgaccttgcccgaatgatcttgggtcaaggtcatgacacacccttaggtcataagcaatctttgtgtgaagtaagaacttccaatgtttctccataagaaagatatggaccggacacgaattttgcactttttctgccagtgaccttgaccttgcccgaatgaccttgggtcaaggtcatgacacacccttaggtcataagcaatccttgtgtgaagtaagaacttccaatgtttttccataagaaagatatggaccggacacgattgcacagacagacggacagacagacagacagacagacggacagacggacggacggacaaggtgattcctatatacccccccaaactttgtttgcggggggtataactAGTTGATCTACAAGGTTTTTCAGATAAAATTAACAGattacaaaatatcaaaagagCTTTATACCAGTTCTTGTAGAATCTTCTTCTACAGTCCTCACTAAGGTGCTCAGCAAAGATGGTCTTGAAAGCTCTCAATCCCTTGGGGGTTTCAATGTAGCCAACCACACCGACAATCATCATTGGTGGAGTCTCAAGGATGGTAACTGCCTCCACAATCTCCTTCTTGTTGGACTCTATAAAGGAATTCATAAAATACAGTTGACCCGAATTATGTACAGAAAGAActctagctgcaataatgtagccctctccgattttttatatctgatgtttactggagagggctacaattccacaggatcatcgtaatggtgcaaaattaattttttaatgcgactgacttcggtctgaaaagatcgattttataatTGACCTCCTTTAGataaaacgattttttaattcaggttgaacaaagtaaccgtatataaatcaaaaccagataaaacacatcagcatgtttaccagtcgtctttttcagcagccatgaccgTTCTCGCctgattttatgggatttacgcttggagttttgatgggcttgataacgtgaatgtcagtgtagATAATCGATCTTACTTCGTTCTATcactaaaatatcatttaagaaaatggtatataatggaaaattcatatttaccgcgttaattatgtttaaaataggggaattcctatattcagttcaagatccgctcctgaattctcattggctgtccaaaAATAagaccggtcaaggtcagtaaacatggcggacaaattcaacttgtgttgttgacatacacgaaaaataaccgatatatattgactatacttgatatttttggattaatttatgctatagacatctacaatgtttgagttcaggtaagaaatgcaaatgttattgtcatttatatacgaTTTAAGACGAAAttgttgcgggagtgaatcactcccgcacttgcaccattacggagatcctatggagttgtagccctctcccaaaaaaaaaaaaaaatcgggagagggctacattattgcagctaaaaGAACTCATTTCTGTTatcataatagaaaaaaaacacatataCTTCGCATTTTTCTGAATGTACAGCCAACCAGTACGCTGGATCACACACAATCCAGTAAAAAATGTATTGTCGACAAATATCTTTTAACCACATGCGAGTTATTTCAAATAGGAGAAAATTTTAGTTCATTATGAAACGGCATGTTCATGCTCAAGATGGGTGGCAAAAAGACCCAAGGTTGGAGAAATACTTACTGGATCCAGGTCTATCAACTTCTCTCACAATATGGGTCATTCCTGCTTTATAACCCAAAAATGCCGTTAAATGACAGGGCTTTGATTTATCGTCTTTAGGGAAAGACTTGCATTTCCCCCTATGGCGCCTGGAGCGCTTTTTGGGGAGGAACGCCTTAGATCCGTGGCGAGGAGCCGAAAACTTCCGATGggactaaaatataacatttaaaaatgttcaatattgtttcttttactatatatattattCTAATTACAAAATACACTCCCATTTCTTCGATGTCAACCGATTTTTTCAGGTACAATTCAGAGCCATGACCTACCATTTCGGCGACGAACGTGGAAAGACAGTACACTTTACGGCAATTTGCAACTTcgattgaaaaatataaaatattatcattttattacttatattgacttttgtataataatatttcgacttaaatataattatataacaaatatttcataaataaaaaaattgacatttaggTTGAAATCAATACTAATGTCGTAAAACAGTTTCCGTTAGGTCGACTCAAAAAAATGGGGGACGGGGAAAATGTCGTGCAGAAAGAGTTTAGAGTCTCTCTGTTTGAAAGGACAAAAGATAAAGTAAATGGAAAGCTTATGCTGGGTATTGAGGCTTTCTTTAGCAAACCTGCAAGTTACTTAAAAGGTAAGAGTCGTTCgtaatatttaacattttaatcCGAAATTTCTCTATCGTCGCCAGCTTTCagcaaaaattatttaaaaagcgtgtaatcatggcaattaaCATTTAACCACCGTATCGCTATCCTGTAATTCTGTTACAGATCAtacgggttttttttatttgatcgaACCTCTTTCATATGAGTTGTTATTGGAAGCTTTGGCCACAGGCCATTATTAAGTATATGCACAGGAGTcggcgattttatcaatttgttgtaaataaatgagaaacaagCAAAATCCTACCAGTGAGCCTCGCGAGCACACGAAGCTCACTCAAAGGATTTTGCCTGTTTCTCATTTATATtcaagaaattgataaaatgatttaaatcgccGACTTCTGTGGTATATGTATGGGAAGAGAGATATATAGTAGCTTCCTATCATATCGCGGGTTCTATTGTATTCTGTTTACGAATAGTAGCACGCGCTGAAATTGACATTTGAGGTCGGGATATTTTTAGACATAGTAAACAGAGGCACGCTGAACATCACTGGCGATATAATAGAGGAATCCCCCAATaacattagtttttgaaaatatttcagtaTTGATAGATTTTTCCACAAAATGATTTAACTACCGCAATATCATAGGACGGGCTCATACCCTATGTATAAATACAGTCAGAGGCCTGTGCCTTGAGTAAGCACAGGTAactgaatatttcttttttcaattagtCACATGATAAGCCGAATATTGGGGCAAATACTGAAAAATTCTACctccttttcataaaatgtgtATAGAGATGgtagaatttttcaaaatttggtttatTGAGTGactaattgataaaaattcaggtgccgCTTTAAATAATTTGCATTTGCCTTTGGTGATCAAACGCTTGTAACAGTGtatagtatatgtacatgtattttaccaACCCAGTGGAAGTCTTTTTCATTCAAAGTGGatgacattttcatttttctggaGAAAAAGCACATCATGTTAATTTTTGGGGCAAGTACTCTATAACATGTTTACTTCATAAtacagaaccattttaacagtaGATTGGaatagttgtgtcaaacagcaattcaattcaattttttttttcaattcaatttattctctcaaaccattatcatacaatggtacatgaggtacaatAGCATATTGCATTAAATTGTGATGTCAAGGgtctaataaattatatataaattattataatacaacATAGCAATGTGACATAGGTCTTTCTTTTCATTGTTGACCACTCAGCCatagctctttgaaatcaacaagatttgtctggcttctAAGCTAAGACTACACAATCTGTGTatttttcacttgaaaccagcatcatttaaaacttgtttcggttcaaaaataaatagttAGGAATATGTCCTACCGAAAGTCAATGGTTCTAAaccatttttttgaaaaattctgcGTGTGTATTTTTGAGCTTGGGTGTTTAAAAAGGATCAAAATCAGATGCTTCATGGAAGTCAAATATAATTAAAGTGGTTTGGTCTTTGAAAAGATTGATTTTATTCGAATTAATATGATATGGCCTCATTCCCTAGACTCTACTTTCGATTCCTATTATCCTGGCAAGTTGAAAACAATTGCAGCCagtaaaaatgaatatctataaAGTACATGCCAAGTTCAATTTAGATgtattggtgttttttttttaatctgacctACTTTAGATTAGATGTGGCATTTCACTAAAACCATGCACAAACAGGCCTCCTTATCTAAATTTATCTTTTGACATACATTAGTGAAGATCATTGATTTCATTAGCTGCAGTATTTTTCCTTTTGCGCAGATATAAAGTCAGTGAAATGAAGCATCGCAAGAATGAATTTTTTagaataaagttttattttgaaggCAACAGGCTAGAGTACTTGCTTTGGTGAGAAACATACTGATGTGgtttttattcaaaaagaaATCTAAGGTTACAAAAAATCATCTCACGCTGagtaggtaaaaaaaaagaaggtatAACATGCAAGTGTTTGACCAACAAATAGGAGACAAACCACCAAACAGTGACTTGTGCCCAACCTGATAAATCTAGAAATCTAGAGTACTATCATCCAATTTAAGGCACATGTAGGGTATctaatgatttatgataatgcATCCTTTTCCAGAGATCTGTATAGATCCTAATATGCAGCTGTAGAATgaagctatatatatatatagtataaatttaatgatttatgaTCATGTCTCCATTTCCAGAGAACTGGATTGAGCCTATGCAGGCAAAGCACCGCGGGAATTATTACCACAGGCGGTTCCGGCGAGTTCCCACCATTGATGAGTGCTTAGTAGATGATCAGCTGTGTATGTATGAGGCCAATGAACAGATGAAGAGGGATAAGTAAGGGCTTTCAGAGATCAGCCTCTCTAATCTATCCTGTTGTTAAGCTTCTGTGTAGCTTTCACTTTCTGTATCATTTGGTATCCATGTGTGTATCTTAAGAGGAGATGGGGTATGACCCTCCCCCCCACCCAATTTCATGTTACATAGTAAAGTTACAGAAATAAATAAGCCTTGAACACCTCCCTTTGAAATCCCTATTTTCCACAGAAACCCTGATATTCTTCACAGTGACCTCCACCATTCTCATGATCATGTTTTTTGAATTAGAATGTATAAGAATTTGAATGATGAAGAATAGCTTTAAAgtgtttgatataaaaaaaatctcttgttttttttttttcttgttacaTCTTTTTCTCTTAGATCTATTATAactaaattttcttaaaaaatttttttttacagaatggtagataaacaaattgttaaacATCTTAAAATACGATTTGATGAATGTCGACGAAAGTACCAGGATGGTGCCCAAACGAGATGTTACCAGACGTATGAGGACTGGCAAAATACAAGGGAGGACTTTTTGGTCAAATGTAAGTGAAATTATTCGCTGCTGCTATCTTATGATAGGTATCCTTTATGCACAAAATATAATATGCTTGCAGaaagtttaaaaacaaatttacattCAACAATGAACACAACACAAACTAAATACTGCAGACATAACAACATACCGTTACAGTTGGCATACCAAACAAGGTACTTATAAGATCTACAGTATACATAGTAACATACATACATTGATACATACAATTCACATAAAACACAAGAGTATACTCCTTCAGCATAGCTTAGAGAAAGCACAGATACAATATATGTATGTTATAACTGGTTATTTTTACTGCTgtgaatttttatgaatttataggCAAACTAACTGTGatgaattttttatgtttattttttacgaatttgaGATAGggtaaaaattgaaatcaatcATCAGTTTTGACCTCTGTAAAGTTTGTTATGTAAAGCTTTTACTGATATAATGTTCAATCTGCAGACGGTGTACATCAGAACTTATGTACGCAAAATCAGGGAGATGTTCCAAACATACTTAGATATATTAAGTAAAATGTTTTGgaggtacaaaaatatttaagagaACTTATATGACGTGATTTGTAAATGTGATGCTATGAAGTAATGCCAGAATTTCTTTTCATAACAGCGATTACATCTCTATAGTCAGATAGCTCCGTTGTATACACAGTATACAATCATACAGACTTAGTGTTAAATCTGAAGCAAACTAGATTGGGTGCATCACGCCACCTTTTATCAGCGCCAAGCCCTTTTTTCAAAtgccatgcccctttaaaaataaatgaaagtgaTGCCTTGTTTATTGAAAGcaaattaattcaaaatcacTATTCCCCTACACTCTgattttaaatgcaaaattataaACTAAAACTCGCTGGACTTCATGCACGAGTGACCTGAGACAATAGACAAAACAGGTTAACTGGAGAGGCCCCAGCTGAGGAGGTAATCTGACTTAAAAAAGGCCaagcaaatacatttttttgtatatatatacacattaaaCATGCATCTATAAATATCTTTCCTTAAATGAACTTTCTGTGTAGCAAACATGTTCATTTCTGTGTAAACCTTTTCAAGGGTCAAGTGGTATATTTTATGATGTCACAATGACCTTTGCACAAGCTAAATATGTAATGGTTTGCCAATTGCTTTACATTATGCAAAGAAATCAGAATGAGATTCATATCTTCAAACAAGCCATTTCATTAACATTAGACTGTTGTATTATGTTTGTTGTACTTTGGCACAATGCTTGTACTTGTATGTGCTATGTATTCATTTGCAGTAGGCTGTTGTATTTTGTATCCTGTATTTTGTATGCTGTATTTTGGCACagtgtttgtacatgtatgcactatgtattttatttagaatagGTGTGTTTACAGaaaacatattatttagtacaatgcttgtacatgtatgcactgTAGTTGATTTGCATGTGAGTGTTGTATTTTATATCTTGTATTTTGTAAGttgtatttttaaacaatgtttgtacatgtatgtacactatgtatttgtttacaaacagaACTGTTTTTTTTGTAAGTTGTAATTTGGTACAATGTTTGTACATGTTTACACTATGTATTTGTTTACACCGAGGactgttgtattttgtttgttgtattttgatacaatgtttgtacatgtatgcactaTGCAATTTTGTATGTTGTATTTTGGTAcaatgtttgtacatgtatacactatGTATTTGTTTACACCAAGGACTGTTGTATGTTGTATTTTGGTGTAgtgtttgtacatgtagatgtttttatgttgtatttttatacaatgtttgtacatgtatacac
Coding sequences within it:
- the LOC128166310 gene encoding NADH dehydrogenase [ubiquinone] 1 beta subcomplex subunit 10-like; translated protein: MGDGENVVQKEFRVSLFERTKDKVNGKLMLGIEAFFSKPASYLKENWIEPMQAKHRGNYYHRRFRRVPTIDECLVDDQLCMYEANEQMKRDKMVDKQIVKHLKIRFDECRRKYQDGAQTRCYQTYEDWQNTREDFLVKWGDMPPQHSALDVYYKQVHRMIHERRQRENPENKQKSV